A DNA window from Polyangium spumosum contains the following coding sequences:
- a CDS encoding helix-turn-helix domain-containing protein, whose protein sequence is MKTHLSTTDPDELLPTFSRLYPGATLRPLARTAFRCHFGVTAAGTVSFVAGDWDLGSRVEAAALGDRYALVFAGEGSSDGEVEIRRRRLSITPGKRAALFIPGRPASIRMPVGTKGRTLTVERSALEAHFALLTGHTSRGVISFDPELDITAGGGATLHGIVRLLREEIERPAASPFVRPRLFDVLLTALVTIPRHEGSRLLDLPPPRVAPAVVRRAEEYIAAHAGEPIRLSDIVAAAGAPARSLQAAFRAARGVTPMEFLKLRRLELSRHMLLAPRPETTVSGVAAVIGFRNAGRFSVEYRKCFQESPSETLARGRGLRRGNPKTCG, encoded by the coding sequence GTGAAGACCCACCTCAGCACCACCGACCCCGACGAGCTGCTCCCCACCTTCTCCCGCCTCTACCCGGGCGCGACGCTCCGGCCCCTGGCAAGGACGGCCTTCCGGTGTCATTTCGGGGTCACCGCGGCCGGGACCGTGTCGTTCGTCGCGGGGGACTGGGACCTCGGCAGCCGGGTCGAGGCGGCCGCCCTCGGTGATCGTTACGCGCTGGTGTTCGCGGGGGAGGGCAGCAGCGATGGGGAGGTGGAGATCCGGCGCCGGCGCCTCTCGATCACCCCTGGAAAGCGGGCCGCGCTCTTCATCCCCGGGCGCCCGGCGAGCATCCGGATGCCCGTGGGCACGAAGGGCCGGACCCTCACCGTCGAGCGCTCTGCCCTCGAGGCGCACTTCGCCCTCCTCACGGGCCACACGAGCCGCGGCGTCATCTCGTTCGACCCCGAGCTGGACATCACCGCGGGCGGCGGCGCCACGCTCCACGGGATCGTGCGCCTGCTCCGGGAGGAGATCGAGCGCCCCGCGGCCTCGCCGTTCGTCCGGCCGCGGCTCTTCGACGTGCTCCTCACCGCGCTCGTGACCATCCCTCGCCACGAGGGCTCGCGCCTGCTCGATCTTCCGCCCCCGCGTGTCGCTCCTGCGGTCGTGCGCCGGGCCGAGGAGTACATCGCGGCGCACGCCGGCGAGCCCATCCGGCTCTCGGACATCGTCGCCGCCGCGGGCGCGCCGGCCCGCTCGCTCCAGGCGGCCTTTCGCGCGGCGCGGGGCGTGACGCCCATGGAGTTTCTCAAGCTCCGACGGCTCGAGCTCTCGCGCCACATGCTGCTCGCCCCGCGGCCCGAGACGACCGTGTCGGGCGTCGCCGCCGTCATCGGCTTCCGCAACGCGGGGCGGTTCAGCGTCGAGTACAGGAAGTGCTTCCAGGAGAGCCCCTCCGAGACGCTCGCGCGCGGGCGCGGCCTGCGCCGCGGTAACCCAAAAACGTGCGGCTGA
- a CDS encoding FG-GAP-like repeat-containing protein: protein MNKATSKRVGRLGCWALGVGMLLGSTGCEIIARVDRTEIDQGNGGSGMSAACGDGALAASEACDDGNEASGDGCSSGCAVESGWTCSGQPSKCTQVDACAPNPCQNGGTCTDGVDGYTCECAAGFTGKDCETNVDDCAPNPCQNGGTCTDGVDGYTCECAAGFTGTNCETNVDACAPNPCQNGGTCTDGVDGYTCECAAGFTGTNCETNVDDCAPSPCQNGGTCTDGVDGYTCECAAGFTGTNCETNIDDCVSNPCQNGDCIDGINGYMCLCSPGFTGTNCETNIDECAPNPCQNGGTCTDGINGYTCQCAPTYEGTNCEACTGTLADCNGSAADGCEVNLQSSVDHCNACDLACSTGDICSNGTCQAPPTGQVPGTPISVPATHTPLAPAVADVNGDGKLDILVANGESGSTMDPSGSVSVYLGNGDATVQAEVNYAGATLSSNAVVAVDVDGDGWLDAVTVDGQANLPAINGSISVYRNLGASAPGTFGALTSFTTGAPGSVHLCAGDFDGDGRIDIATTSVVTNQVSVMYGDGGGSFGAPVLLSIPSTGGAQSTIACRDLTGDDRPEIVVTSPSSARLSILVNQGDGSFAAPVSYTNAVNGQTAGLAFGDSDGDGTLDILANGAAGAYLFFFKGNGDGTVASGVQSATGASAIANSALGVVASDFNGDGKLDAYILVTAASGGVRPMTGNGNGSFAAGAVVPTGTSPGLNAIAAADLDGDGYDDLILTNRGSATLTVIPNGL, encoded by the coding sequence ATGAACAAAGCGACGTCGAAGCGGGTCGGGCGGCTGGGCTGCTGGGCCCTCGGCGTCGGGATGCTGCTCGGGTCGACGGGGTGCGAGATCATCGCCCGCGTCGATCGCACCGAGATCGACCAGGGCAACGGCGGCAGCGGCATGAGCGCGGCGTGTGGCGACGGCGCCCTCGCCGCGTCGGAGGCCTGCGACGACGGCAACGAGGCGAGCGGTGATGGTTGCTCCAGCGGCTGCGCCGTCGAGAGCGGCTGGACCTGCTCCGGGCAGCCCAGCAAGTGCACGCAGGTCGACGCGTGCGCCCCGAACCCCTGCCAGAACGGCGGCACCTGCACCGACGGCGTCGATGGCTACACCTGCGAGTGCGCGGCCGGGTTCACGGGCAAGGACTGCGAGACGAACGTCGACGACTGCGCGCCGAACCCCTGCCAGAACGGCGGCACCTGCACCGACGGCGTCGATGGCTACACCTGCGAGTGCGCGGCCGGGTTCACGGGCACGAACTGCGAGACGAACGTCGACGCGTGCGCCCCGAACCCCTGCCAGAACGGCGGCACCTGCACCGACGGCGTCGATGGCTACACCTGCGAGTGCGCGGCCGGGTTCACGGGCACGAACTGCGAGACGAACGTCGACGACTGCGCGCCGAGCCCCTGCCAGAACGGCGGCACCTGCACCGACGGCGTCGATGGCTACACGTGCGAGTGCGCGGCGGGTTTCACGGGGACGAACTGCGAGACGAACATCGACGACTGCGTCTCGAACCCCTGCCAGAACGGCGACTGCATCGACGGCATCAACGGCTACATGTGCCTGTGCTCGCCCGGGTTCACGGGGACGAACTGCGAGACGAACATCGACGAGTGCGCCCCGAACCCCTGCCAGAACGGCGGGACGTGCACCGACGGCATCAACGGCTACACCTGCCAGTGCGCCCCCACCTACGAGGGGACGAACTGCGAGGCGTGCACCGGCACCCTCGCCGACTGCAACGGGAGCGCAGCCGACGGCTGCGAGGTGAACCTCCAGAGCAGCGTCGACCACTGCAACGCCTGCGACCTCGCGTGCTCGACGGGCGACATCTGCTCGAATGGCACCTGCCAGGCTCCGCCCACCGGCCAGGTCCCCGGCACGCCCATCTCCGTCCCGGCGACGCACACCCCGCTGGCTCCGGCGGTCGCCGACGTGAACGGCGACGGCAAGCTCGACATCCTGGTGGCCAACGGCGAATCCGGCTCGACGATGGACCCCTCCGGCTCGGTCTCCGTGTATCTCGGCAATGGCGACGCCACCGTCCAGGCCGAGGTCAACTACGCGGGCGCGACGCTCTCCAGCAACGCGGTCGTGGCGGTCGACGTGGACGGCGACGGATGGCTCGACGCGGTCACCGTCGACGGCCAGGCCAACCTGCCCGCCATCAACGGCAGCATCAGCGTCTACCGTAACCTCGGCGCGAGCGCGCCCGGGACCTTCGGCGCGCTGACGAGCTTCACCACCGGCGCCCCGGGCTCCGTGCACCTCTGCGCCGGGGACTTCGATGGCGACGGGCGGATCGACATCGCGACCACGAGCGTGGTCACGAACCAGGTGAGCGTCATGTACGGCGACGGCGGGGGCAGCTTCGGCGCGCCCGTGCTCCTCTCCATCCCGTCCACCGGCGGCGCCCAGTCGACCATCGCCTGTCGCGACCTCACCGGCGACGACCGCCCCGAAATCGTGGTGACGAGCCCCAGCTCCGCGCGCCTCTCGATCCTCGTCAACCAGGGCGACGGCTCGTTCGCGGCCCCGGTCTCCTACACGAACGCGGTCAACGGCCAGACCGCGGGCCTCGCCTTCGGCGACTCCGACGGAGACGGCACGCTCGACATCCTCGCGAACGGCGCGGCCGGCGCGTATCTCTTCTTCTTCAAGGGGAACGGCGACGGCACCGTCGCGAGCGGCGTGCAATCCGCCACGGGGGCCTCGGCCATCGCCAACTCGGCGCTGGGCGTCGTGGCCAGCGACTTCAACGGCGACGGCAAGCTCGACGCCTACATCCTGGTCACCGCCGCCTCGGGCGGGGTCCGCCCGATGACCGGCAACGGCAATGGCTCCTTCGCCGCAGGCGCCGTCGTCCCGACCGGCACCTCGCCCGGCCTCAACGCCATCGCCGCCGCGGACCTGGATGGAGATGGGTACGATGATCTCATCCTGACGAACAGGGGATCCGCCACCCTCACCGTGATCCCCAACGGGCTCTGA
- the xseA gene encoding exodeoxyribonuclease VII large subunit, with the protein MQRRESGPALSFHGASVPDDVAGYQPLGSSYPARPEAPDEPEVISVAALDQRLRRVVEGASQDVRVLGEVGGFRLHASGHAYFTLKDEREDACIDCVMYKTASPRARKLLADGARVVLIGRATVYVPRGKLQFSVSDVRPAGRGALLEALERLKQKLAGEGVFAAERKRALPVDPAVIGVVTSGSGAAIHDIVTVSYRRGAPRILLARATVQGPGAAQSMARALDQLARVPEVEVVILGRGGGSAEDLSAFNDEALVRKVASFPVPVVSAVGHEVDVTLTDLAADARAATPSQAAEMLVADRMERRMQLRHLYIRIARATRAAIERRRAVVDRLARSIGSPADVLAARQQKLDELTSKLERAQERATSRRKEELAELERRLAARHPRAVIAGARAATGTLEVRLVAAERRRVERLRTTLGRHAARLDALSPLGVLARGYAIATTASGRAVRDAKEVAVGEAITVRVHEGQIRAEVTAVLESAPDAGGGDNG; encoded by the coding sequence GTGCAGCGACGCGAATCGGGCCCCGCGCTCTCTTTCCACGGGGCATCGGTCCCTGACGACGTGGCGGGCTACCAGCCTCTCGGGAGCTCCTACCCCGCGCGCCCCGAGGCACCGGACGAGCCCGAGGTGATCTCCGTGGCCGCGCTCGATCAGCGGCTCCGGAGGGTCGTCGAGGGCGCGTCGCAGGACGTGCGGGTCCTCGGCGAGGTCGGAGGCTTTCGGCTGCACGCGAGCGGGCACGCGTACTTCACGCTGAAGGACGAGCGCGAGGACGCCTGCATCGATTGCGTCATGTACAAGACGGCGTCGCCACGCGCGCGGAAGCTGCTCGCGGACGGGGCGCGTGTGGTGCTCATCGGCCGGGCCACGGTGTACGTGCCACGCGGGAAGCTGCAGTTCTCGGTGAGCGACGTGCGGCCGGCCGGGCGGGGCGCGTTGCTCGAGGCGCTGGAGCGGCTGAAGCAGAAGCTCGCGGGCGAGGGGGTCTTCGCGGCGGAGAGGAAACGCGCGCTGCCCGTGGATCCGGCCGTGATCGGGGTCGTGACGAGCGGCAGCGGCGCGGCCATCCACGACATCGTGACCGTGTCGTACCGGCGCGGCGCGCCGCGGATCCTGCTCGCGCGGGCGACGGTGCAAGGGCCGGGCGCCGCGCAGTCGATGGCCCGCGCGCTCGATCAGCTCGCGCGGGTGCCCGAGGTGGAGGTGGTGATCCTCGGGCGCGGCGGCGGATCGGCCGAGGATCTCTCCGCGTTCAACGACGAGGCGCTCGTCCGGAAGGTGGCGAGTTTCCCCGTGCCGGTCGTGAGCGCGGTCGGGCACGAGGTCGACGTGACGCTGACGGATCTCGCGGCGGACGCGCGCGCGGCGACGCCCTCGCAGGCCGCAGAGATGCTGGTCGCGGACCGGATGGAGCGGCGTATGCAGCTCCGGCATCTGTACATTCGTATCGCGCGCGCGACGCGGGCGGCGATCGAGCGGCGGCGGGCCGTCGTCGACAGGCTCGCGCGGTCGATCGGCTCGCCCGCGGACGTGCTCGCGGCGCGGCAGCAGAAGCTCGACGAGCTGACGAGCAAGCTCGAACGGGCGCAGGAGCGGGCGACTTCGCGGCGCAAGGAGGAGCTCGCGGAGCTCGAGCGGCGGCTCGCGGCGAGGCACCCGCGGGCGGTGATCGCGGGGGCGCGCGCGGCGACGGGGACGCTCGAGGTGCGGCTCGTGGCGGCCGAGCGGCGGAGGGTCGAGCGGCTGCGGACGACACTCGGGAGGCACGCGGCGCGGCTCGACGCGCTCTCGCCGCTCGGGGTGCTCGCGCGCGGGTACGCCATCGCGACGACGGCGTCGGGGCGCGCGGTGCGCGACGCGAAGGAGGTGGCCGTGGGCGAGGCCATCACGGTGCGGGTGCACGAGGGCCAGATCCGCGCCGAGGTCACGGCGGTGCTGGAGAGCGCGCCGGATGCGGGCGGGGGAGACAATGGCTGA
- a CDS encoding HNH endonuclease signature motif containing protein, with translation MADGRVFLETHHVIPLAAGGPDTIANVVALCPNHHREAHHGAKRQEMSDKLLARLSTFGAS, from the coding sequence ATGGCAGACGGCCGAGTATTCCTCGAGACGCATCATGTGATACCACTGGCCGCTGGTGGACCCGATACGATCGCAAATGTCGTCGCACTCTGTCCCAATCATCACCGCGAAGCGCACCACGGGGCGAAGCGGCAAGAGATGAGCGACAAGTTGCTCGCGCGCCTTTCGACATTCGGTGCCTCATGA
- a CDS encoding kelch repeat-containing protein, with the protein MRHLCAGLAASLMVAACGAQDPTIPEASSPEALSAITSVGLTAAPQWEAVPQHGDLPTALWEAGVSFARTNDPDIVYRFGGQISQFPTDFTVNDFYALDLSTMTWTNLGAADTPAPRADTLMIPGPCGNCVSIVGGRGRFRTGSDHMFPEMWTYHTKSRKWKLAPQQEQGDPFAMRRSSAAVVAVPVVGHPKKKTFYAFGGVGNTLPRFATTPGGLRDDLAVYDGEAGWQIVPTHGEKPAPRAWPAGVYDPDTHSLLIFGGYRLGAAQGPDTPPGELFGPTNYENDLWSLSLDTFTWTRLQPVGALPSPRDNPVAFFDTTRGGIVVFGGGGFDGVSNDLWFYSTAANQWTEITLDPAAAIPPARVGGVAFVRETKAAFELFLHGGSSSDGGSSTFFDDLWKLSWPKL; encoded by the coding sequence ATGCGCCACCTTTGCGCCGGCCTCGCAGCGAGCCTCATGGTGGCCGCCTGCGGCGCGCAAGACCCCACGATCCCCGAGGCGTCGTCGCCGGAGGCACTTTCGGCGATAACCTCCGTGGGGCTCACCGCGGCTCCGCAATGGGAGGCCGTCCCGCAGCATGGTGACCTCCCGACCGCGTTATGGGAGGCCGGCGTCTCGTTCGCGCGCACCAACGATCCCGATATCGTCTACCGCTTCGGCGGGCAGATCAGCCAGTTCCCGACCGATTTCACGGTGAACGACTTCTACGCCCTCGACCTCTCCACGATGACGTGGACGAACCTCGGGGCGGCCGACACGCCCGCCCCGCGGGCCGACACGCTGATGATCCCTGGCCCCTGCGGCAATTGCGTGAGCATCGTCGGCGGCCGGGGCCGGTTCCGGACCGGCTCGGATCACATGTTCCCCGAGATGTGGACCTACCACACGAAGAGTCGCAAATGGAAGCTGGCCCCGCAGCAGGAGCAGGGAGATCCCTTCGCCATGCGCCGCTCGTCCGCCGCGGTCGTGGCGGTGCCGGTGGTCGGCCACCCGAAGAAGAAGACGTTTTATGCGTTCGGCGGCGTGGGCAATACGTTGCCGCGGTTCGCCACGACGCCCGGCGGCCTTCGCGACGACCTCGCCGTCTACGACGGGGAGGCGGGCTGGCAAATCGTCCCGACCCACGGCGAAAAGCCCGCACCGCGGGCCTGGCCCGCGGGTGTCTACGATCCGGACACCCATTCGTTATTGATCTTCGGCGGCTACCGCCTCGGTGCGGCCCAGGGGCCGGACACGCCGCCCGGGGAGCTCTTTGGTCCGACCAACTACGAGAATGACCTCTGGTCGCTCAGCCTCGACACGTTTACCTGGACCCGGCTCCAGCCGGTGGGAGCGCTGCCGTCACCCCGCGACAACCCCGTCGCCTTCTTCGACACCACGCGCGGCGGGATCGTCGTCTTCGGCGGGGGCGGGTTCGACGGGGTTTCGAATGATCTCTGGTTCTACTCGACGGCGGCGAACCAGTGGACCGAGATCACCCTCGATCCCGCCGCCGCGATTCCCCCAGCGCGCGTGGGGGGCGTCGCCTTCGTGCGCGAGACGAAGGCGGCCTTCGAGCTCTTCCTCCACGGCGGGTCCTCCTCCGACGGCGGCTCGAGCACGTTCTTCGACGACCTGTGGAAGCTGAGCTGGCCAAAGCTCTGA
- a CDS encoding shikimate dehydrogenase family protein, whose amino-acid sequence MAEGQVFALLGHPVAHSLSPVIHTVAYASLGLPHVYRAIDVPTAGELVAAFDELRSGAIGGANVTLPHKRAVLELVDEVDTSATEPGAANVLCRGEDGRLRAYNTDADALADDIAALAPGASRKRAMVIGSGGAGVAAVAACKKLGFKVIGVTSRSWARSEDIESSPSAEQVRRMGALPLLWPSPGESAPDSFATQALRLQWWDLARGASVVVQATSAGMLGKDPGESVRDVVPWDDLGSDTFAYDVVYTPRMTPFLRAAASRGLQAEGGLGMLVRQAARAILLWTGKEPPLEVMRRAAEDALDRGGRTV is encoded by the coding sequence ATGGCTGAAGGGCAGGTCTTCGCGCTCCTCGGGCACCCGGTGGCGCACTCGCTCTCGCCCGTGATTCACACGGTGGCGTACGCGTCGCTCGGGCTGCCGCACGTGTACCGGGCGATCGACGTGCCGACGGCGGGCGAGCTCGTCGCGGCGTTCGACGAGCTCAGGTCGGGCGCGATCGGCGGGGCGAACGTGACGCTGCCGCATAAACGCGCGGTCCTGGAGCTCGTGGACGAGGTGGACACGAGCGCGACGGAGCCGGGGGCGGCGAACGTGCTCTGTCGGGGCGAGGACGGGCGGCTCCGGGCCTACAACACGGACGCGGACGCGCTCGCGGACGACATCGCGGCCCTCGCGCCGGGCGCGTCGCGCAAGCGGGCGATGGTGATCGGCTCGGGCGGGGCGGGCGTGGCGGCCGTGGCCGCGTGCAAGAAGCTGGGGTTCAAGGTGATCGGCGTGACGTCGCGCTCGTGGGCGCGGTCGGAGGACATCGAGTCGTCGCCGTCGGCCGAGCAGGTGCGGCGGATGGGGGCGCTGCCGCTGCTCTGGCCTTCGCCGGGCGAGTCGGCGCCGGACAGCTTCGCGACGCAGGCCCTGCGGCTGCAGTGGTGGGACCTCGCGCGGGGCGCGTCGGTCGTCGTGCAGGCGACGAGCGCGGGCATGCTCGGCAAGGATCCGGGGGAGTCGGTCCGGGACGTCGTGCCCTGGGACGATCTCGGAAGCGACACGTTCGCCTACGACGTCGTGTATACCCCGAGGATGACGCCGTTTCTGCGCGCCGCCGCCTCCCGGGGCCTCCAGGCCGAAGGGGGGCTCGGGATGCTCGTCCGGCAAGCCGCCCGCGCGATCCTGCTCTGGACCGGGAAGGAGCCGCCGCTCGAGGTGATGCGCCGCGCGGCCGAAGACGCCCTCGATCGAGGAGGGCGCACGGTATGA
- the accC gene encoding acetyl-CoA carboxylase biotin carboxylase subunit, translated as MIRKVLIANRGEIAVRIIRTLHEMGIAAVAVYSEADRKSLHVRLADEAYCIGPAPARESYLDIQRVLDAARKSGADAIHPGYGFLSEKSEFAEACERAGITFIGPPARAMAAMGSKTAARAKMAAAGVPITPGGDASTVEEARATAERVGYPVLIKAAMGGGGKGMRLVHNAEEMASAFERAQSEAARAFGDPTVYIEKAILRPRHVEIQVMGDRHGNMVHLFERDCSIQRRHQKVIEETPCPVATPELIRRMGEVAVKGALAVGYFSAGTFEFLLGEDGSFYFLEMNTRLQVEHPVTEWITGTDLVAEMVRVAAGEKLAWRQDELVRRGAAIECRIYAEDPIGFLPSPGKIEALRVPAGPWVRDDGGFYEGATVPSHYDPLISKVSVWGPDRKTAIGRMRRALSEYVVTGIKTNIVFHEKVLAHPSFVEGRYTTGFIDENKEALLGYSDVHEEDEATLAVAIAVAAARAERKAQRTAGQALEDRGRLSPWVEQHRARVMK; from the coding sequence GTGATTCGCAAGGTCCTCATCGCCAACCGCGGCGAGATCGCCGTCCGCATCATCCGCACGCTCCACGAGATGGGCATCGCCGCCGTCGCCGTGTACAGCGAAGCCGACCGCAAATCTCTGCACGTCCGGCTCGCCGACGAGGCCTACTGCATCGGCCCGGCGCCCGCGCGCGAGAGTTACCTCGACATCCAGCGGGTCCTCGACGCCGCCCGCAAATCCGGCGCCGACGCCATCCACCCTGGATACGGCTTCCTCTCGGAAAAGAGCGAATTCGCGGAGGCCTGCGAGCGCGCGGGCATCACCTTCATCGGCCCCCCGGCCCGCGCGATGGCCGCGATGGGCTCGAAGACCGCCGCGCGCGCCAAGATGGCCGCGGCCGGCGTGCCCATCACGCCCGGCGGCGACGCCTCCACGGTCGAAGAGGCCCGCGCGACGGCCGAACGTGTCGGCTACCCCGTGCTCATCAAGGCCGCGATGGGCGGCGGCGGCAAGGGCATGCGCCTCGTGCACAACGCCGAGGAGATGGCGAGCGCCTTCGAGCGCGCCCAGAGCGAAGCCGCCCGCGCCTTCGGCGACCCCACGGTCTACATCGAGAAGGCGATCCTCCGCCCCCGGCACGTGGAAATCCAGGTGATGGGCGATCGCCACGGCAACATGGTGCACCTCTTCGAGCGCGACTGCTCGATCCAGCGCCGCCACCAGAAGGTCATCGAAGAGACCCCCTGCCCCGTCGCGACACCCGAGCTCATCCGCCGCATGGGCGAGGTCGCGGTGAAGGGCGCGCTCGCGGTTGGTTACTTCTCGGCCGGCACGTTCGAGTTTTTGCTCGGCGAGGACGGGAGCTTTTACTTCCTGGAGATGAACACCCGCCTCCAGGTCGAGCACCCGGTGACGGAGTGGATCACGGGCACGGACCTCGTGGCCGAAATGGTACGCGTGGCGGCGGGCGAGAAGCTCGCGTGGCGACAGGACGAGCTCGTGCGTCGAGGCGCGGCGATCGAGTGCCGCATCTACGCCGAGGACCCGATCGGCTTCTTGCCGAGCCCCGGCAAGATCGAAGCGCTCCGCGTGCCCGCGGGCCCGTGGGTGCGCGACGACGGCGGCTTCTACGAGGGCGCGACCGTGCCGAGCCACTACGACCCGCTGATCTCGAAGGTGAGCGTGTGGGGACCGGACCGGAAGACGGCCATCGGGCGCATGCGCCGTGCGCTCTCCGAGTACGTGGTGACGGGCATCAAGACGAACATCGTCTTCCACGAGAAGGTGCTCGCGCACCCGTCGTTCGTGGAGGGCCGCTACACGACGGGCTTCATCGACGAGAACAAGGAAGCGCTGCTCGGTTACTCGGACGTCCACGAGGAGGACGAGGCGACACTCGCGGTGGCCATCGCGGTGGCGGCGGCGCGGGCGGAGCGGAAGGCGCAGCGGACGGCGGGGCAGGCGCTCGAGGATCGAGGCCGGCTGTCACCGTGGGTGGAGCAACATCGGGCGCGGGTGATGAAGTAG
- a CDS encoding carboxypeptidase-like regulatory domain-containing protein, which translates to MIYTRLLVLRRTLPFLVSALALGLVAGCDDDNGSSSSNSSSSSSSSSSSSGSGGAGGQDTGFRLSGSLSYEYVPFDVDLEKLDYGNIEKRPIRGASVRLIDADTDAEIAKTTSDDEGAYSFDYMGAAKVKLWVYAQTEVPSLTVEDNTSGDEIYVMESATADSGEDTKLDVLAATGWDGAAYTKTRAAAPFAVLDTAYTAARRFLDEVSPPPELPPLKFNWSIDNRPEDGDKAMGQVGTSHFDGEELYILGKADVDTDEFDSHIIVHEWGHWFDQTTGRADTIGGTHGASDIEDPRLAWSEGLCTGLSAIVLDPDTTYTDSSGPGQASGFSNDVEVNHKDVESNPGWFSERTVEGIVYDLYDGPDEPFDQVGVGIGGIYDALQIQKQRASFTTLFSFVASLKESNPGAAPDIDALTSFYNASADFGIDPIEDEWGTNETHSGGFTGSLPVYKQGVVGNTYTVDLTGDVESNRLCQNVYYQIEGDGMPITVTSTSPSNVDLALYDAGVLVTSDENPSGEESLTFNSEAGTIYVLTVRGYNTMPVSYSADITISH; encoded by the coding sequence ATGATCTACACACGCTTGCTCGTTCTCCGCAGGACCCTCCCTTTCCTCGTGTCGGCGCTCGCCCTCGGGCTCGTCGCCGGCTGCGACGACGACAATGGCAGCAGCAGCAGCAATAGCAGCAGCAGCAGCAGTAGTAGTAGCTCTTCCTCGGGAAGCGGCGGAGCCGGCGGTCAGGACACCGGATTTCGCCTCTCGGGGTCGCTGTCGTACGAATACGTGCCCTTCGACGTCGACCTCGAGAAGCTCGATTATGGCAACATCGAGAAGCGCCCGATCCGCGGGGCCTCGGTCCGCCTGATCGACGCCGACACCGACGCCGAGATCGCGAAGACGACCTCCGACGACGAGGGCGCCTACAGCTTCGACTACATGGGGGCCGCCAAGGTGAAGCTCTGGGTCTACGCCCAGACGGAGGTCCCCTCGTTGACCGTCGAGGACAATACGTCCGGAGACGAGATCTACGTGATGGAGAGCGCCACGGCCGACAGCGGCGAGGACACGAAGCTCGACGTCCTCGCCGCCACGGGCTGGGACGGGGCCGCGTACACGAAGACCCGCGCCGCCGCGCCCTTCGCCGTGCTCGATACGGCCTACACGGCGGCGAGGCGCTTCCTCGACGAGGTCTCCCCGCCCCCGGAGCTCCCTCCGCTCAAGTTCAACTGGAGCATCGACAATCGCCCCGAGGACGGCGACAAGGCCATGGGCCAGGTCGGCACCTCCCATTTCGACGGCGAGGAGCTCTACATCCTCGGCAAGGCGGACGTGGACACCGACGAGTTCGACTCACACATCATCGTCCACGAGTGGGGACACTGGTTCGACCAGACGACCGGCCGCGCGGACACCATCGGAGGCACCCACGGCGCCAGCGACATCGAGGACCCGCGGCTCGCCTGGAGCGAAGGGCTCTGCACCGGCTTGAGCGCGATCGTCCTCGATCCGGACACGACGTACACCGACAGCTCCGGGCCCGGGCAGGCGAGCGGATTCTCGAATGACGTCGAGGTGAACCACAAAGATGTCGAGTCGAACCCGGGCTGGTTCTCGGAGAGGACGGTCGAGGGGATCGTTTATGATCTCTACGACGGGCCGGACGAGCCCTTCGACCAGGTCGGCGTGGGCATCGGTGGCATCTACGACGCGCTCCAGATCCAGAAGCAGAGGGCTTCGTTCACGACGCTCTTCTCGTTCGTGGCCTCGCTCAAGGAGAGCAACCCGGGAGCCGCGCCGGACATCGACGCGCTCACGTCGTTCTACAACGCGAGCGCCGATTTCGGCATCGACCCCATCGAGGACGAGTGGGGGACGAACGAGACGCACTCCGGCGGCTTCACCGGGAGCCTGCCGGTCTACAAGCAGGGCGTCGTCGGCAATACCTACACCGTGGATCTGACCGGCGACGTCGAATCCAATCGGCTCTGCCAGAACGTCTACTACCAGATCGAAGGCGACGGGATGCCCATCACCGTCACCTCCACCAGCCCGAGCAACGTCGATCTGGCGCTGTACGACGCCGGCGTCCTCGTCACGTCCGACGAGAACCCGAGCGGGGAAGAGAGCCTCACGTTCAATTCGGAGGCAGGGACGATCTACGTGCTCACCGTGCGCGGGTACAACACCATGCCCGTGTCGTACTCGGCCGACATCACCATCTCGCACTGA